A window of Zavarzinella sp. contains these coding sequences:
- a CDS encoding PSD1 and planctomycete cytochrome C domain-containing protein → MIYVRIFLIALFIGNLSTIRGEDAGIAFFEKSIRPVLIEQCYRCHSEEAKAKNKLKGGLLLDSKAGLLRGGDSGPAIVPGKPEKSLLLQAMRFENDMEMPPSGKLPDPVIKNFEQWIKMNAPDPREGANITTETIQWDVARKFWAFQPPVAAQVPDNESNFPSYNEVDQFINAQLLKQQLTPVEKATKYDLLRRASFDLTGLPPDQHLVEQFEKDSSPDAFQKVVEQLLNSPHYGERWARYWLDVARFAEDQAHTFGVKPFTEAYRYRDWVVQAFNEDMPYDEFAKLQIAGDLYSEYKDQPLKQFAGLGYLGLGHLYYKNSAAAQAAADELDDRIDTLTRGFLGLTVSCARCHDHKFDPIPTVDYYSLAGIYNGTNLQPVSVAPAQLAKAYAEAQKTFKDHEKMLNDWLKETAKKYKEKSLNKDQEKKLLSAEEQKHLQKLRDELEAKKNGIPPKPPEVHAVTGSGKTMKVYVRGNPANQGALAPKRMLQILPESAPPGEQFGRKELAEAIANPKNPLTARVIVNRVWQYHFGTGIVATPSNFGKLGDRPTHPELLDWLAVNFMKNGWSIKWLHRTIMQSATYQRATTTHVGNNQRDADNKYLWRMNRRRLDIEAWRDTVLAISGKLDRTVGGPSHDVSNAGNYRRTIYAKVSRHRLDPTLNLFDYPDPNITSAVRPETTIPQQQLFVLNSPFFLEQAKAFAARFQVGMKTDEDTIRNAYHLAYGRQPKLKELELIAAFVAQPSSASDRLNRWEQVAQMLLATNELMYVN, encoded by the coding sequence TGATTGAGCAGTGCTATCGCTGTCATTCTGAAGAGGCAAAAGCAAAGAACAAATTGAAGGGTGGACTGTTGCTTGATTCCAAAGCAGGGTTGCTCCGTGGGGGTGATAGTGGGCCTGCAATTGTTCCTGGTAAACCTGAAAAAAGTCTTTTACTGCAGGCGATGCGGTTTGAGAACGACATGGAAATGCCTCCTTCAGGAAAATTGCCCGATCCAGTAATCAAAAATTTTGAGCAGTGGATCAAAATGAATGCCCCAGATCCACGTGAAGGTGCCAACATTACCACTGAAACGATTCAGTGGGATGTCGCCCGCAAGTTCTGGGCGTTTCAGCCACCGGTAGCAGCTCAAGTGCCTGATAACGAATCGAACTTTCCCAGCTATAATGAAGTCGATCAGTTCATTAACGCTCAGTTGTTGAAGCAACAATTGACCCCCGTTGAAAAAGCCACCAAGTATGACCTTTTGCGCCGGGCCAGTTTCGACCTGACCGGATTGCCTCCAGACCAGCACCTGGTGGAGCAATTTGAAAAAGATTCTTCACCAGATGCTTTTCAGAAAGTGGTGGAACAACTGCTGAACTCCCCCCACTATGGCGAACGGTGGGCTAGATACTGGCTGGATGTGGCGCGTTTTGCGGAAGACCAGGCCCATACCTTTGGTGTCAAGCCTTTTACGGAAGCGTATCGCTACCGCGATTGGGTGGTGCAGGCTTTTAATGAAGACATGCCTTACGATGAATTTGCTAAATTGCAGATCGCTGGAGATCTGTATTCCGAATACAAAGACCAGCCATTAAAGCAGTTTGCTGGCCTGGGCTATCTTGGTCTGGGGCATCTTTATTACAAAAACAGTGCTGCCGCTCAGGCGGCTGCGGATGAGTTGGATGACCGAATTGATACGTTAACTCGTGGATTTCTGGGTTTGACCGTTTCCTGTGCTCGTTGCCATGATCACAAGTTTGACCCGATCCCCACGGTGGATTATTATTCTCTTGCGGGCATCTACAACGGTACCAATTTACAGCCAGTTTCGGTAGCACCAGCTCAGTTGGCAAAAGCATATGCAGAAGCTCAAAAAACTTTCAAAGATCACGAGAAGATGTTGAATGACTGGTTGAAAGAAACTGCCAAAAAATACAAAGAGAAATCACTGAATAAAGACCAGGAGAAAAAACTCCTTTCGGCTGAAGAGCAGAAACACCTGCAGAAACTGCGGGATGAATTGGAAGCAAAGAAGAATGGTATCCCACCCAAGCCGCCAGAAGTTCATGCGGTTACTGGTAGCGGCAAAACCATGAAAGTGTATGTCCGTGGTAATCCTGCCAATCAGGGCGCACTGGCACCGAAACGCATGTTGCAGATCCTTCCCGAATCTGCCCCACCAGGGGAACAGTTTGGGCGTAAGGAACTGGCCGAAGCAATTGCCAACCCCAAGAATCCATTAACTGCACGGGTAATCGTCAATCGCGTGTGGCAGTACCACTTTGGCACCGGCATCGTGGCAACACCTTCAAACTTTGGGAAGTTGGGCGATCGACCCACGCACCCGGAACTGCTGGATTGGCTGGCTGTCAACTTCATGAAAAATGGCTGGTCAATCAAATGGTTGCACCGCACGATAATGCAGTCGGCAACATATCAGCGTGCCACAACCACCCACGTGGGGAACAACCAGCGAGATGCCGACAATAAATACCTTTGGCGAATGAATCGTCGCCGCCTCGATATTGAAGCCTGGCGGGATACTGTATTGGCCATTTCAGGCAAACTAGATCGCACGGTAGGTGGCCCTTCGCATGATGTTTCCAACGCAGGTAATTACCGCCGAACGATTTACGCAAAAGTCAGCCGCCACCGGCTCGACCCCACACTGAATCTGTTTGATTATCCCGATCCCAACATCACCAGTGCAGTTCGCCCAGAAACGACCATCCCACAACAGCAGTTATTTGTGCTGAACAGCCCGTTTTTCCTGGAACAGGCAAAAGCATTTGCAGCCCGCTTCCAGGTGGGAATGAAAACTGATGAAGATACGATTCGAAATGCCTACCATCTGGCTTATGGTCGGCAGCCCAAATTAAAAGAATTGGAATTAATCGCCGCGTTCGTAGCACAACCCAGTTCCGCTTCTGATCGCTTAAATCGTTGGGAACAGGTAGCCCAGATGTTACTGGCAACCAACGAACTGATGTATGTTAATTAG